A section of the Microbacterium sp. MM2322 genome encodes:
- the eno gene encoding phosphopyruvate hydratase — translation MALIDAVGAREILDSRGNPTVEVEVLLDDGIVQRAAVPSGASTGAFEAYELRDGDKSRYGGKGVLKAVNAVIDELGPAIEGIDASEQRVIDEILIATDGTENKSRTGANAILGVSLAVSKAAADSADLPLYRYLGGPNARVLPVPLFNVINGGSHADNGIDMQEFFLAPIGAESFSESLRWGAEVYQVLKKELQAAGYATGLGDEGGFAPDLPSNREGLDFLVKAIEKAGFTPGSEIALGLDVAATEFFSDGVYRLENKDWSADQLIDYYADLVDSFPIVTIEDALAEDDWDNWTALTERLGKKVQLVGDDLFVTNPQRLSDGIKRGAANSLLVKVNQIGTLSETLDAIDVAHRAGYTTMLSHRSGETEDTTIADLAVAVNSGQIKSGAPARSERVAKYNQLLRIEEDLGEAAEFIGAAAFPRFSA, via the coding sequence GTGGCATTGATCGATGCAGTAGGCGCACGCGAGATCCTGGATTCGCGCGGCAACCCGACCGTCGAGGTGGAGGTCCTGCTCGACGACGGGATCGTCCAGCGCGCAGCCGTTCCCTCCGGCGCATCCACCGGCGCCTTCGAGGCGTACGAGCTCCGCGACGGCGACAAGAGCCGCTACGGCGGCAAGGGCGTGCTCAAGGCCGTCAACGCCGTCATCGACGAGCTGGGACCTGCGATCGAGGGCATCGACGCCAGCGAGCAGCGCGTCATCGACGAGATCCTCATCGCGACCGACGGCACCGAGAACAAGTCGCGCACCGGCGCGAACGCCATCCTCGGCGTCTCGCTCGCCGTTTCGAAGGCCGCCGCTGACAGCGCGGACCTGCCGCTCTACCGTTACCTCGGCGGCCCGAACGCACGCGTTCTGCCCGTGCCGCTGTTCAACGTCATCAACGGTGGCTCGCACGCCGACAACGGCATCGACATGCAGGAGTTCTTCCTCGCGCCCATCGGCGCCGAGTCGTTCTCCGAGTCGCTTCGCTGGGGCGCTGAGGTCTACCAGGTCCTGAAGAAGGAACTGCAGGCCGCCGGTTACGCCACGGGCCTGGGCGATGAGGGCGGCTTCGCCCCCGACCTCCCCAGCAACCGCGAGGGCCTCGACTTCCTGGTCAAGGCGATCGAGAAGGCCGGCTTCACCCCGGGTTCCGAGATCGCTCTCGGTCTCGACGTGGCCGCCACCGAGTTCTTCAGCGACGGTGTCTACCGCCTCGAGAACAAGGACTGGTCGGCAGACCAGCTCATCGACTACTACGCCGACCTGGTCGACTCGTTCCCGATCGTCACGATCGAGGACGCACTGGCCGAGGACGACTGGGACAACTGGACCGCCCTCACCGAGCGCCTCGGCAAGAAGGTGCAGCTCGTCGGCGACGACCTGTTCGTCACCAACCCGCAGCGCCTCTCCGACGGCATCAAGCGGGGCGCGGCCAACTCGCTCCTCGTCAAGGTGAACCAGATCGGCACGCTCAGCGAGACGCTCGACGCGATCGACGTCGCCCACCGCGCCGGCTACACCACGATGCTCTCGCACCGTTCGGGCGAGACCGAAGACACCACGATCGCCGACCTCGCGGTCGCGGTGAACTCGGGTCAGATCAAGTCGGGCGCGCCCGCTCGGAGCGAGCGCGTCGCGAAGTACAATCAGCTTCTGCGCATCGAGGAAGACCTCGGCGAAGCCGCGGAGTTCATCGGCGCCGCTGCCTTCCCGCGGTTCAGCGCCTGA
- a CDS encoding O-methyltransferase: protein MAHPAPHDPTADRWGEVDAYLTSTLVTHDDALTASIDSLTEEGMPEIEVSPLTGKLLHLLARLAGAHRVLEIGTLAAYSTIWLARGLPDGGRVVTIEAEPRNAAVARRNLERAGVADRVEVREGRGEDVLPTLSGTEPFDLVFIDADKESNTLYLDWAARLGRPGTVVVVDNIVRSGHVVETDAGAQIDGVRAGLEMLRIDPRFDATALQTLDRKGWDGIAIALLV from the coding sequence ATGGCTCACCCTGCTCCGCACGACCCGACCGCCGACCGGTGGGGCGAGGTCGACGCGTACCTGACGAGCACCCTCGTCACCCACGACGACGCCCTCACCGCGTCGATCGACTCGCTCACGGAGGAGGGGATGCCGGAGATCGAGGTGTCCCCGCTGACCGGCAAGCTCCTGCACCTGCTGGCGCGGCTCGCCGGTGCGCACCGTGTTCTGGAGATCGGCACGCTCGCTGCGTACTCGACCATCTGGCTCGCCCGCGGCCTTCCCGACGGCGGTCGCGTCGTGACGATCGAGGCCGAGCCCCGCAACGCCGCCGTCGCGCGTCGGAACCTCGAGCGCGCCGGCGTCGCCGATCGGGTCGAGGTGCGCGAGGGGCGCGGTGAGGACGTGCTCCCGACCCTGTCGGGCACGGAGCCCTTCGACCTCGTCTTCATCGACGCCGACAAGGAGTCGAACACCCTTTACCTCGACTGGGCGGCCCGCCTCGGCAGGCCCGGCACCGTCGTCGTCGTCGACAACATCGTCCGCTCGGGCCACGTCGTGGAGACGGATGCCGGAGCCCAGATCGACGGTGTCCGCGCGGGGCTCGAGATGCTCCGGATCGACCCTCGGTTCGACGCGACGGCGCTGCAGACTCTCGACCGCAAGGGCTGGGACGGCATCGCGATCGCGCTCCTCGTGTGA
- a CDS encoding DUF1648 domain-containing protein — MITDTPTLVRRRFTLVALVLPAIVSLVSLIVQGILLPQLPETIATHWAWNGTPDGVGPAWTMLLTTLLIGLGIPAAIFAMGRSGLRRGDYGAGYRSLGAVALSVAVLIGGLGVATLGIQLGRTDAAATLPPLLLPGVLLPALAAGIVGWMLQPHVPWQPTASSSSADVPVRPGERVVWLQGVSLARGGIVVLSIALMMGVAVGVPVVLLADPAASWVSLGVVVLLVMILVTTVRFHIRVDPDGLTAVSAVGWPRIHVPIADVAAAEVVEVSPMGEFGGWGIRWSSQGKGLVLRTGEGVRVQRRDGRTLTVTVDDAATAAGLLNAYAALTPGPQRD; from the coding sequence GTGATCACTGACACCCCCACCCTCGTCCGTCGCCGGTTCACCCTCGTCGCGTTGGTGCTCCCGGCGATCGTGTCGCTCGTGTCCTTGATCGTGCAGGGAATCCTCCTGCCGCAGCTCCCCGAGACCATCGCGACCCACTGGGCGTGGAACGGAACGCCCGACGGTGTCGGCCCCGCGTGGACGATGCTGCTCACGACTCTCCTCATCGGCCTCGGCATCCCGGCAGCGATCTTCGCGATGGGCCGCAGCGGCCTCCGCCGCGGTGATTACGGTGCGGGGTACCGATCGCTCGGAGCCGTCGCACTCTCGGTCGCCGTCCTCATCGGCGGGCTCGGCGTGGCGACCCTCGGCATCCAGCTCGGCCGGACGGACGCCGCGGCCACCCTGCCCCCGCTCCTTCTGCCGGGCGTGCTCCTCCCCGCGCTCGCCGCCGGCATCGTGGGGTGGATGCTGCAGCCGCACGTGCCGTGGCAGCCCACCGCGTCGAGCAGCTCCGCCGACGTCCCCGTGCGACCGGGGGAGCGCGTCGTCTGGCTTCAGGGCGTCTCCCTCGCTCGCGGCGGCATCGTCGTCCTGTCGATCGCCCTGATGATGGGCGTGGCCGTCGGCGTTCCCGTCGTCCTCCTCGCCGACCCGGCAGCCTCGTGGGTCTCGCTCGGCGTCGTTGTCCTGCTGGTGATGATCCTCGTGACGACTGTCCGCTTCCACATCCGGGTCGACCCCGACGGGCTGACCGCCGTGTCGGCCGTGGGGTGGCCGCGCATCCACGTCCCCATCGCGGACGTCGCCGCCGCAGAGGTCGTGGAGGTTTCGCCGATGGGGGAGTTCGGGGGATGGGGCATCCGCTGGTCCTCGCAGGGAAAAGGGCTCGTGCTCCGGACCGGCGAAGGCGTGCGCGTCCAACGTCGCGACGGGCGCACGCTCACCGTGACGGTCGACGACGCGGCCACGGCCGCGGGACTCCTGAACGCCTACGCGGCGTTGACGCCCGGACCTCAGCGCGATTGA
- a CDS encoding YdeI/OmpD-associated family protein, translating into MTLHVRTVLPKNGPATAIELTDEQVEALGGGKRAAVVVRIGERTARLRLAVMGGRNLIGMSKAARAELGVEIGDEVDATIALDADERAVELPGDLEAALDAEPQVRAAFDALAPSRRKEVVRSVLDAKKAETREKRIASAVDGLRSPAST; encoded by the coding sequence ATGACGCTCCACGTGCGAACGGTCCTCCCGAAGAACGGCCCGGCGACGGCGATCGAACTCACCGACGAACAGGTCGAGGCGCTCGGCGGCGGCAAGCGCGCGGCTGTCGTCGTGAGGATCGGCGAGCGGACGGCCCGGCTGCGACTGGCCGTCATGGGCGGCCGCAACCTCATCGGCATGTCGAAGGCCGCGCGGGCGGAGCTCGGGGTGGAGATCGGCGACGAGGTCGACGCGACGATCGCCCTCGACGCCGATGAGCGGGCGGTCGAGCTGCCCGGGGACCTCGAGGCCGCCCTCGACGCCGAGCCTCAGGTGCGGGCCGCGTTCGACGCACTGGCACCCTCCCGGCGCAAGGAGGTCGTCCGATCCGTCCTCGACGCGAAGAAGGCGGAGACACGGGAGAAGCGGATCGCGTCGGCGGTGGACGGACTCCGCTCTCCGGCGAGCACCTGA
- a CDS encoding FAD-dependent oxidoreductase has product MPKILVVGGGYAGFYTAWKLEKHLRKGEAEVTIVDPLPYMTYQPFLPEVAAGEIEARHVVVGLRRHLKRTRVVIAKITGIDHATKTATVTPEVGEPWQEQYDQIVVTAGAVSRTFPIPGIAENAIGLKTIEEAVAIRDRILTNFDRAASLPPGPERERLLTVVVVGGGFAGIEVFAETRAFASALLKNYPNLSFEETHFHLIEAMGRIMPEVSLKTSEWVLKDLAKRGANVHLDTQVKGAVDSNVELSTGVVIPTDLIIWTAGVMANPTVVRGGDLPVEERGRIQTRADLRVGTPEEFVEGAWAAGDVAAVPDLTGGGVGGFCVPNAQHAVRQGKLLAKNVVAVLRGEEPKEYFHKNLGAVAGLGLYNGVFQSGKIAPKGFVAWIAHRGYHGLAMPTFERKFRVVGDWWQNFWLGRDNVSTETLQNPRRVFEEFAARPRPAAPETPPIDPKSVAAEKTGKVAAS; this is encoded by the coding sequence GTGCCCAAGATCCTCGTCGTCGGAGGCGGCTACGCAGGTTTCTACACCGCGTGGAAGCTCGAGAAGCACCTGCGCAAGGGTGAGGCCGAGGTCACGATCGTCGACCCGCTGCCCTACATGACGTACCAGCCGTTCCTTCCCGAGGTCGCGGCCGGCGAGATCGAGGCCCGCCACGTCGTGGTCGGCCTCCGTCGTCACCTGAAGCGCACCCGCGTCGTGATCGCGAAGATCACGGGAATCGACCACGCCACCAAGACCGCCACGGTGACGCCCGAGGTCGGCGAGCCCTGGCAGGAGCAGTACGACCAGATCGTCGTCACCGCCGGCGCCGTCTCGCGCACGTTCCCGATCCCCGGCATCGCCGAGAACGCGATCGGGCTGAAGACGATCGAGGAGGCCGTCGCCATCCGCGACCGCATCCTCACGAACTTCGACCGCGCCGCCAGTCTGCCGCCCGGACCCGAGCGCGAGCGTCTGCTGACCGTCGTGGTCGTCGGTGGCGGATTCGCCGGCATCGAGGTGTTCGCAGAAACGCGCGCCTTCGCCAGCGCGCTGCTGAAGAACTACCCGAACCTCTCGTTCGAGGAGACCCACTTCCACCTCATCGAGGCGATGGGGCGCATCATGCCCGAGGTGTCCCTGAAGACGAGCGAGTGGGTCCTGAAGGACCTCGCCAAGCGCGGTGCCAACGTGCACCTCGACACCCAGGTCAAGGGTGCGGTCGACAGCAACGTCGAGCTCTCCACGGGCGTGGTCATCCCGACCGACCTGATCATCTGGACCGCGGGTGTCATGGCGAACCCGACCGTCGTCCGCGGCGGCGACCTCCCCGTCGAGGAGCGCGGGCGCATTCAGACCCGCGCCGATCTGCGCGTGGGAACTCCTGAAGAGTTCGTCGAAGGCGCCTGGGCGGCCGGAGACGTCGCCGCTGTTCCCGATCTGACGGGTGGCGGTGTCGGCGGGTTCTGCGTCCCCAACGCTCAGCACGCCGTCCGCCAGGGCAAGCTGCTCGCCAAGAACGTCGTGGCGGTGCTGCGCGGTGAGGAGCCCAAGGAGTACTTCCACAAGAACCTCGGCGCCGTCGCGGGCCTCGGTCTCTACAACGGTGTGTTCCAGTCCGGCAAGATCGCCCCCAAGGGCTTCGTCGCGTGGATCGCGCACCGCGGGTACCACGGTCTCGCGATGCCGACGTTCGAGCGCAAGTTCCGCGTCGTGGGCGACTGGTGGCAGAACTTCTGGCTCGGGCGCGACAACGTCTCGACCGAAACGCTGCAGAACCCGCGGCGCGTCTTCGAGGAGTTCGCCGCGCGCCCGCGTCCGGCCGCTCCCGAGACGCCGCCGATCGATCCCAAGTCCGTCGCCGCGGAGAAGACCGGTAAGGTCGCCGCGAGCTGA
- a CDS encoding septum formation initiator family protein, whose translation MDRPSAPPSRVSRTSDRTAPASRPDRRVDVRDWVGGIRMSGFMAIMLGLVILAALVLVPTIGTYVDQRQQIAALKHDVKATEDEITELTTERERWRDEAYIVAQARERLYYRRPGEVVYLVADDLPADAIEPRQRPVSGSVQETQRDWMTQFLRSVTEAGLAKTVAPG comes from the coding sequence ATGGACAGACCATCGGCTCCCCCTTCTCGCGTCTCCCGGACGTCGGACCGCACCGCGCCCGCCTCCCGGCCCGATCGCCGCGTCGACGTCCGCGACTGGGTCGGCGGCATCCGGATGTCGGGGTTCATGGCGATCATGCTGGGACTCGTCATCCTGGCGGCGTTGGTCCTCGTGCCGACGATCGGCACCTACGTCGATCAGCGACAGCAGATCGCCGCGTTGAAGCATGACGTGAAGGCGACCGAGGACGAGATCACCGAGCTCACGACGGAGCGGGAGCGCTGGCGCGATGAGGCGTACATCGTCGCGCAGGCCCGTGAGCGGCTCTACTACCGGCGACCGGGCGAGGTCGTCTACCTCGTCGCCGATGACCTTCCCGCCGATGCCATCGAGCCGCGGCAGCGTCCGGTCAGCGGCAGCGTCCAGGAGACGCAGCGCGATTGGATGACGCAGTTCCTCCGTTCGGTGACCGAGGCCGGTCTCGCCAAGACCGTCGCACCGGGCTGA
- a CDS encoding GntR family transcriptional regulator: MLIRVDPQSTVPLFAQIADALRTEITGGRIAAGERIPSAREVADALQVNLHTVLHAYQDLRDEGLIDLRRGRGAVVTPTGAALAGLQAEITALVDKARSLGVSPDTLSALVKEAARDH; this comes from the coding sequence ATGTTAATCCGCGTCGACCCTCAGAGCACGGTGCCCCTGTTCGCGCAGATCGCCGACGCGCTGCGTACCGAGATCACCGGCGGTCGTATTGCGGCCGGCGAGCGGATTCCGTCGGCGCGAGAAGTCGCCGACGCGCTCCAGGTGAACCTCCACACCGTGCTCCACGCCTACCAGGACCTCCGCGATGAGGGCTTGATCGATCTCCGTCGCGGTCGTGGCGCGGTCGTCACCCCGACCGGTGCCGCTCTCGCCGGCCTGCAGGCGGAGATCACGGCCCTCGTCGACAAAGCACGATCCCTGGGCGTCTCGCCCGACACCCTGTCCGCTCTCGTCAAGGAGGCCGCTCGTGATCACTGA
- a CDS encoding S8 family serine peptidase, producing MRAVRVALAATIVALTAVLTAAAPSPSPSPPPVDPVRNMEYWLKEYGIADAWKTTKGAGTTIAVIDTGVGRGPKELDGAVVGGADFSGVGKADGRTPVGDDDRNHGSWVASLAAGRGTAADKGMIGVAPEADLLSLSIGFGSNASVPFVDQVAEAIRWAVDHGADVINLSFTTNTLDWDRSWDDAFLYAFDHDVVVVVAAGNRESGTEEVGAPATIPGVLTVGGVDREGRASSTASTQGITIGISAPSEQLLGVSANGDLVIWDGTSGAAPIVAGVAALVRSAHPELDAGNVINRLVKTATPSDRAKTVPSALYGYGLINAARAVTASVPPVSSNPADDLREWIRLYRRAESSPAPSPTPTPFTVAPLPDAEPPTGAVSPLLPSSDSLRYGTVPLVVLSLGTILVVLGVTAAARRIRSARTPRPPSR from the coding sequence ATGAGGGCTGTCCGCGTCGCTCTCGCGGCGACGATCGTCGCCCTCACCGCCGTCCTCACCGCCGCCGCGCCGTCGCCGAGCCCGTCTCCGCCGCCGGTCGACCCGGTGCGGAACATGGAGTACTGGCTGAAGGAGTACGGCATCGCGGATGCCTGGAAGACGACCAAGGGTGCGGGCACGACCATCGCGGTCATCGACACCGGTGTCGGACGCGGTCCGAAGGAGCTCGACGGGGCCGTCGTCGGCGGCGCCGACTTCTCCGGTGTGGGAAAGGCCGACGGGCGGACGCCCGTCGGTGACGACGACCGGAACCACGGCAGCTGGGTGGCCTCGCTGGCCGCCGGTCGGGGCACCGCCGCCGACAAGGGGATGATCGGCGTCGCGCCCGAAGCCGACCTGCTCTCGCTCTCGATCGGTTTCGGCTCCAACGCGAGCGTGCCCTTCGTCGATCAGGTTGCTGAGGCGATCCGCTGGGCCGTCGACCACGGTGCCGACGTCATCAACCTGTCGTTCACGACCAACACCCTCGACTGGGATCGATCGTGGGATGACGCCTTCCTCTACGCCTTCGACCACGACGTGGTCGTGGTGGTCGCCGCGGGCAACCGCGAGAGCGGCACCGAGGAAGTCGGCGCTCCCGCGACGATTCCCGGCGTCCTCACCGTCGGCGGTGTCGACCGGGAAGGTCGGGCGAGCAGCACGGCCTCCACTCAGGGCATCACGATCGGCATCTCCGCGCCGAGTGAGCAGCTTCTGGGCGTGTCGGCGAACGGCGACCTCGTCATCTGGGACGGCACCAGTGGAGCCGCACCCATCGTGGCGGGCGTCGCCGCACTCGTCCGCTCGGCGCATCCCGAATTGGATGCCGGGAACGTGATCAACCGGCTGGTCAAGACCGCGACGCCGTCGGACCGCGCGAAGACCGTCCCCAGTGCGCTCTACGGATACGGCCTCATCAACGCCGCGCGAGCCGTGACAGCGTCAGTACCTCCGGTCTCGAGCAACCCGGCCGACGACCTCCGCGAGTGGATCCGGCTGTACCGTCGCGCCGAGTCCTCCCCGGCCCCCAGCCCCACGCCTACGCCGTTCACCGTGGCGCCGCTTCCCGATGCCGAGCCTCCGACAGGTGCCGTCTCGCCCTTGCTGCCGAGCAGCGACTCGCTGCGCTACGGCACGGTGCCGCTGGTCGTCCTCAGCCTGGGGACTATACTGGTCGTGCTCGGGGTCACCGCTGCTGCCCGGCGCATCCGATCGGCGCGCACCCCGCGACCGCCGAGCCGTTGA
- a CDS encoding DUF501 domain-containing protein yields MREQLGRPMRGVVGIAARCVCGNPTVVATEPRLPDGTPFPTFYYLTHPGATAAMSALEATQVMRELNDELAADEELAGSYAAAHAAYLADRDVHGSVPEIAGVSAGGMPTRVKCLHALAAHSLAAGPGVNPIGDLALARGSWSPQRCTCATPRTTG; encoded by the coding sequence ATGCGCGAGCAGCTCGGCCGTCCCATGCGCGGCGTCGTCGGCATCGCCGCCCGCTGCGTGTGCGGCAACCCGACGGTCGTGGCCACCGAGCCCCGCCTCCCCGACGGCACGCCGTTCCCGACGTTCTACTACCTGACTCACCCCGGTGCGACCGCCGCGATGTCGGCACTCGAGGCCACCCAGGTCATGCGTGAGCTCAACGACGAGCTGGCTGCCGATGAGGAGCTGGCCGGCTCGTACGCGGCGGCTCACGCGGCCTACCTCGCCGACCGTGATGTGCACGGATCGGTTCCCGAGATCGCGGGTGTCTCGGCCGGTGGCATGCCCACCCGCGTGAAGTGCCTCCATGCCCTCGCCGCGCACTCGTTGGCGGCCGGTCCGGGGGTCAACCCGATCGGTGACCTCGCCCTTGCGCGCGGATCCTGGTCGCCGCAGCGATGCACGTGCGCGACGCCGAGGACGACCGGATGA
- a CDS encoding SGNH/GDSL hydrolase family protein: MARATRVPARLTLLASVGGFTGALVVGARIGLARQAALARRRIGKPLGDAPPEADRVWRPGLGGEAVDLLLLGDSIAAGLGAQHRKETLGGRLAKGLAGEIGRPVRLRTAAVVGAESADLAGQIAALPKDYRADVAVIVVGGNDVTHRVPVPVATGHLADAVRRLRDGGAAVVVGTCPDLGALRAVPQPLRSIGSRASQQLAHAQAERARAEGAGVVSLRRAVGPFFRIDPDGMFSLDRFHPSALGYRRTAEALLPVVRDALRLPDDDPDVEGAASDIPSPL; this comes from the coding sequence GTGGCACGTGCGACGAGGGTTCCCGCCAGACTCACCCTGCTGGCCTCCGTCGGAGGATTCACCGGGGCGCTCGTCGTCGGTGCGCGCATCGGCTTGGCGCGGCAGGCGGCCCTCGCGAGGCGACGGATCGGCAAGCCGCTCGGCGATGCTCCGCCCGAAGCGGATCGCGTGTGGCGTCCGGGACTCGGCGGAGAAGCGGTCGACCTGCTGCTGCTCGGAGACTCCATCGCCGCCGGGCTGGGTGCGCAGCACCGGAAGGAGACGCTGGGTGGGCGCCTCGCGAAAGGACTCGCCGGCGAGATCGGCCGGCCGGTGCGGCTTCGGACCGCCGCCGTCGTGGGGGCGGAATCGGCCGACCTCGCCGGACAGATCGCCGCCCTCCCGAAGGACTACCGGGCCGATGTCGCCGTGATCGTCGTGGGCGGCAATGACGTGACGCACCGGGTGCCGGTGCCGGTGGCGACGGGTCACCTCGCCGATGCCGTGCGGCGCCTGCGTGACGGGGGCGCCGCGGTCGTCGTCGGCACCTGCCCTGACCTCGGAGCGCTGCGGGCGGTCCCGCAGCCGCTCCGGAGCATCGGCTCCCGCGCCTCGCAGCAACTGGCGCACGCGCAGGCCGAGCGCGCGCGTGCCGAGGGAGCGGGGGTCGTCTCGCTTCGTCGGGCGGTGGGACCGTTCTTCCGGATCGACCCCGACGGCATGTTCAGCCTCGACCGCTTCCATCCCAGCGCCCTCGGGTACCGGCGGACGGCCGAGGCACTGCTCCCCGTCGTGCGGGACGCGCTCAGACTGCCCGACGACGACCCTGACGTCGAAGGCGCAGCATCCGATATCCCCAGCCCGCTGTGA
- a CDS encoding APC family permease, which translates to MSSPALARRLGLGDAVVIGLGAMIGAGAFAAFAPAAQAAGAGLLVGLAIAAVVAFGNATSTAQLAAVHPTSGGVYAYGRAELGPWWGFLAGWGFVIGKTASCAAMALTFAAYVAPAGWERPFAAAAALALGAVNLFGITRTAQLARVLIAIVLVVLAVVAVVGFAGPRAGTTAWSDGVLGAGPVGILQAAGLLFFAFAGYARIATLGEEVRDPARTIPRAIVLAFTGALIVYAVIGVVALRTLGPDGLASSPAPLVDVVLAAGWDAGAPVVRIGAAAASLGALLALIAGVGRTTFAMAREGDLPAFLGSVDPRWQVPRNAEIAVIVVVVGIVALGDIRGAIGFSSFGVLLYYLVANIAALRQGGGARRYPRALQVVGAVGCVALVATLPWPSVPVGIGVLTAGWGYRMLRLRRQGRRRAV; encoded by the coding sequence GTGTCCTCCCCCGCCCTCGCCCGCCGACTCGGCCTCGGCGACGCCGTCGTGATCGGTCTCGGCGCGATGATCGGCGCCGGCGCCTTCGCGGCTTTCGCCCCCGCTGCGCAGGCAGCCGGTGCGGGCCTCCTCGTCGGCCTCGCGATCGCCGCCGTCGTGGCATTCGGGAACGCCACCTCGACCGCGCAGCTCGCCGCGGTTCATCCGACATCCGGCGGTGTATACGCCTACGGCCGCGCCGAGCTCGGCCCGTGGTGGGGATTCCTCGCGGGATGGGGCTTCGTGATCGGAAAGACGGCGAGCTGCGCGGCGATGGCTCTCACCTTCGCCGCCTACGTCGCTCCCGCCGGGTGGGAGCGCCCATTCGCCGCCGCGGCAGCCCTCGCCCTCGGCGCCGTCAACCTTTTCGGCATCACCCGCACGGCTCAGCTCGCCCGCGTGCTCATCGCCATCGTCCTCGTGGTGCTCGCCGTCGTCGCGGTCGTGGGATTCGCCGGCCCCCGCGCCGGGACGACGGCGTGGAGCGACGGCGTTCTCGGCGCGGGGCCTGTCGGCATCCTCCAAGCGGCAGGCCTGCTGTTCTTCGCCTTCGCGGGCTATGCCCGCATCGCGACGCTCGGAGAGGAGGTGCGCGACCCCGCGCGCACCATCCCCCGCGCGATCGTCCTCGCCTTCACCGGAGCGCTCATCGTCTACGCCGTCATCGGCGTCGTCGCACTCCGGACCCTCGGTCCCGACGGTCTCGCGTCCTCCCCCGCTCCCCTCGTCGACGTCGTGCTCGCCGCAGGGTGGGATGCCGGCGCCCCGGTCGTCCGGATCGGGGCCGCAGCGGCATCCCTCGGCGCCCTGCTCGCTCTCATCGCCGGAGTCGGTCGTACGACGTTCGCGATGGCTCGGGAGGGCGACCTGCCCGCGTTCCTGGGGTCGGTCGATCCGCGATGGCAGGTGCCGCGGAACGCCGAGATCGCCGTCATCGTGGTGGTCGTCGGGATCGTCGCCCTCGGCGACATCCGAGGTGCGATCGGCTTCTCGTCGTTCGGGGTCCTGCTCTACTACCTCGTGGCGAACATCGCGGCCTTGCGTCAGGGCGGCGGAGCGCGGCGCTATCCGCGCGCCCTGCAGGTCGTGGGCGCAGTGGGATGCGTCGCTCTCGTCGCCACCCTCCCCTGGCCGTCGGTTCCGGTGGGGATCGGGGTGCTCACAGCGGGCTGGGGATATCGGATGCTGCGCCTTCGACGTCAGGGTCGTCGTCGGGCAGTCTGA